A single region of the Lysinibacillus sp. B2A1 genome encodes:
- a CDS encoding integrase, with protein MKFSFKNDYVLLHWKDRIWKIGPDGKLIPKKDDVGEDMLNPLTGLPFYETIEEGTRVAAKRLNHMDLGIYMAHEFLVELASLVRRMQIQLELDGRVPGNSGTFSDTLDGSTNKIVLDKTLTDIVESVVIGTTVLKVANTEGFTAFSQVTIFDDLHSENVIITSIGTNTITVQALQHNYKKGAKVARSNVAIDTTLSEMGIGDWQTYNVVLVEVV; from the coding sequence GTGAAATTTTCATTTAAAAACGATTACGTATTACTACATTGGAAAGACCGTATATGGAAGATTGGTCCTGATGGTAAATTAATTCCAAAAAAAGATGATGTTGGCGAGGATATGCTCAATCCATTAACCGGGCTACCCTTTTACGAAACAATTGAGGAAGGTACTCGTGTAGCAGCAAAACGTCTAAATCACATGGATTTAGGTATTTATATGGCACATGAATTTTTAGTAGAATTAGCTTCTTTGGTCAGACGGATGCAAATACAACTTGAACTTGATGGACGTGTACCAGGTAATTCAGGAACGTTTTCTGACACGTTAGATGGCAGTACCAATAAAATAGTACTAGATAAAACACTTACTGATATAGTAGAGTCTGTGGTCATTGGCACTACTGTTTTGAAGGTTGCGAATACTGAAGGATTTACAGCTTTTTCACAAGTAACAATTTTTGATGATCTGCATAGCGAGAACGTCATTATCACATCCATAGGAACCAATACCATAACTGTACAGGCCCTGCAGCATAATTATAAAAAAGGTGCAAAGGTAGCTCGTAGTAATGTAGCAATTGACACAACATTGTCAGAGATGGGTATTGGGGATTGGCAGACATATAACGTAGTGTTAGTGGAGGTGGTTTAG
- a CDS encoding phage tail protein I — MIDVSQYLKLLPYSLSKDPVLVAMMEAGVIQLREAYEEAEALYDLVNIDKLPERLLDLIAYEKHVDFYDNELSVMQKRELIKASISWHRKKGTRWAVERVVSIVYPNANVYEWFEYDGHKYRFKIEVDEPFIAKKDMKRLRELVEATKNKRSWLEYIAIKMPQTQYIELESDQYQYPIYLPICGTFHCEGMPGKIQEKTLELQKVNYTYPVYLPICGEIYPNEVMDEW; from the coding sequence ATGATTGACGTTAGCCAATATTTGAAGCTATTGCCGTACAGTCTATCGAAGGACCCTGTTTTAGTAGCCATGATGGAAGCAGGTGTTATTCAACTACGTGAAGCTTACGAAGAGGCTGAAGCACTATATGATCTAGTCAACATTGATAAATTGCCAGAGCGACTTCTGGATTTAATCGCATACGAAAAGCACGTTGATTTTTACGACAACGAGCTGTCGGTTATGCAAAAACGTGAGCTCATTAAAGCATCTATTAGTTGGCATAGAAAAAAAGGCACGCGTTGGGCTGTGGAGCGTGTTGTCTCCATTGTTTATCCTAATGCCAACGTATATGAATGGTTTGAATATGATGGTCATAAATATCGTTTCAAAATTGAAGTAGACGAACCGTTTATTGCGAAGAAGGATATGAAACGATTACGTGAATTAGTAGAAGCGACAAAAAACAAGCGATCATGGTTAGAATACATTGCTATTAAGATGCCACAGACACAGTATATAGAATTGGAATCAGACCAATATCAATACCCTATTTATTTACCAATCTGTGGAACCTTCCATTGCGAAGGGATGCCAGGGAAAATACAAGAAAAAACATTGGAGTTACAAAAGGTAAACTACACATATCCTGTATATTTACCGATTTGTGGCGAGATATATCCGAATGAGGTGATGGACGAATGGTGA
- a CDS encoding baseplate J protein: protein MTNRFNLPDIDFLEKDPDLIEREMLLHVEEKTGISLQRADPRRKFIQTLTAIVSLERNKLEHALRQNRLAYAEDDTLEHMGIEMSTERLPSKAAITTMAFELEPDRVDTLTVERGTQFLVGENTYFATDEALVIPLGENLVTVGATCTEFGEVGNGYLPGEISALVKPLPWVKSVQNTTITSGGMELESDDAYAERIRLAPESFSVAGPEGAYIYWAKAASQDIVDVVADSPIEGEVDVRILMKEGRLPSEEELGLVSELLTDKKVRPLTDKVSVGAPTSIEYEVIVDYWISKKNGTFASIIEGQVDAAFNKYLIWQRNKMGRDVDLSELIARLKEAGAARVAVNSMMFIEVGKTEVANESVATLTNRGLADD, encoded by the coding sequence ATGACGAATCGATTTAATTTACCTGATATAGATTTTTTAGAAAAAGATCCCGATTTAATTGAACGTGAGATGCTGCTACATGTTGAAGAAAAAACAGGCATTAGCCTGCAACGTGCCGATCCTCGACGAAAGTTCATACAGACATTGACGGCTATCGTTTCATTAGAGCGTAACAAATTAGAACATGCACTTCGTCAAAATCGACTTGCTTACGCTGAGGATGACACACTTGAGCATATGGGTATCGAAATGTCTACGGAGCGACTACCTTCCAAAGCAGCCATAACGACTATGGCATTTGAATTGGAGCCAGATCGTGTGGATACGTTAACAGTTGAGCGAGGCACTCAATTTTTGGTTGGTGAAAACACATACTTTGCGACAGATGAGGCGCTTGTTATTCCTCTTGGTGAGAATTTGGTGACAGTCGGAGCGACATGCACCGAATTTGGTGAGGTAGGCAATGGCTATCTACCAGGGGAAATATCGGCTCTAGTGAAACCACTGCCTTGGGTAAAGTCAGTCCAAAATACAACGATTACAAGTGGCGGTATGGAACTAGAAAGTGATGATGCGTATGCCGAGCGCATCAGGTTAGCGCCTGAATCGTTTTCTGTAGCAGGTCCGGAAGGTGCATATATTTACTGGGCGAAGGCTGCAAGTCAGGATATCGTAGACGTCGTAGCAGACTCACCGATTGAAGGTGAGGTCGATGTGCGTATTTTAATGAAGGAAGGGCGGCTGCCATCAGAGGAAGAACTTGGCCTTGTGTCAGAGTTACTGACTGATAAAAAGGTACGTCCATTGACAGACAAAGTTTCTGTTGGTGCACCTACATCAATTGAATATGAAGTAATTGTCGATTATTGGATTTCAAAAAAGAATGGTACATTTGCATCGATTATTGAAGGGCAAGTGGATGCAGCTTTTAACAAGTATTTAATTTGGCAACGCAATAAGATGGGGCGTGACGTTGATTTATCAGAACTAATTGCACGTTTGAAAGAAGCAGGCGCCGCACGTGTTGCTGTAAATTCTATGATGTTTATTGAGGTCGGTAAAACAGAGGTGGCGAATGAATCGGTTGCTACATTGACGAATAGAGGATTAGCGGATGATTGA